The following proteins are co-located in the Eublepharis macularius isolate TG4126 chromosome 5, MPM_Emac_v1.0, whole genome shotgun sequence genome:
- the FNBP1L gene encoding formin-binding protein 1-like isoform X2 — protein sequence MSWGTELWDQFDNLDKHTQWGIDFLEKYAKFVKERIEIEQNYAKQLRNLVKKYCPKRSSKDEEPRFTSCIAFYNILNELNDYAGQREVVAEELGHRVYGELLRYSHELKTERKMHLHEGRKAQQYLDMCWKQMDNSKKKFERECREAEKAQQCYERLDNDTNATKADVEKAKQQLNLRTHMADENKNEYAAQLQNFNGEQHKHYYIVIPQIYKHLQEMDERRTIKLSECYKGFADSERKVIPIISKCLDGMISAAKSVDEHRDSQIVIDSFKSGFEPPGDFPFEDYSQHIYRTVSDGTISTPKQEGMKIDAKTTVGKAKGKLWLFGKKPKGPAQEDFSHLPPEQRRKKLQQRIDELNRELQKETDQKDALIKMKDVYEKNPQMGDPSSLQPKLAETMNNMDRLRMEIHKNEAWLSEVEGKVAARGDRRHSSDINHLVTQGRESPEGSYTDDANQEVRSPPQQHSHHNEFDDEFEDDDPLPAIGHCKAMYPFDGHNEGTLAMKEGEILYIIEEDKGDGWTRARRQNGEEGYVPTSYIDVTLEKNSKGS from the exons AAATCTGGTGAAGAAATACTGTCCTAAACGTTCATCCAAAGATGAAGAACCCAG GTTTACCTCATGTATAGCCTTTTATAATATCCTTAATGAACTGAATGACTACGCAGGACAGCGAGAGGTAGTAGCAGAAGAACTGGGACATAGAGTATATGGAGAGCTGCTAAGATATTCTCATGAACTCAAGACTGAAAGGAAAAtg CACCTTCACGAAGGTCGAAAAGCTCAACAATATCTTGACATGTGTTGGAAGCAGATGGATAAT AGCAAAAAGAAATTTGAGAGAGAGTGCAGAGAAGCAGAGAAGGCTCAGCAGTGCTATGAGAGACTGGACAATGATACGAATGCGACTAAAGCGGATGTTGAGAAA GCCAAGCAGCAGTTGAACCTGCGTACACACATGGCTgatgaaaacaaaaatgaatatGCGGCACAGCTGCAAAATTTCAATGGTGAACAGCACAAGCATTACTATATTGTCATTCCTCAGATTTACAAG CATCTTCAAGAAATGGATGAACGAAGAACCATCAAGCTTAGTGAATGTTATAAGGGGTTTGCAGATTCTGAGCGCAAAGTTATTCCAATAATCTCAAAATGTTTAGATGGAATGATTTCTGCAGCAAAATCAGTTGATGAGCACAGG GACTCTCAAATCGTAATAGACTCCTTCAAGTCTGGTTTTGAACCTCCTGGAGACTTTCCTTTTGAAGATTACAGTCAGCACATTTACAGGACAGTCTCTGATGGAACGATTAGTACACCAAAGCAAGAAGGGATGAAAATCGATGCAAAAACCACTGTGGGCAAAGCAAAGGGCAAATTGTGGCTTTTTGGAAAGAAACCAAAG GGTCCTGCACAGGAAGATTTTAGCCACCTGCCCCCAGAACAGAGGCGAAAGAAGTTGCAGCAGCGGATTGATGAACTTAACAGAGAACTACAGAAAGAGACGGATCAAAA AGATGCACTCATCAAAATGAAAGATGTGTATGAGAAAAATCCACAGATGGGAGATCCAAGCAGTCTTCAGCCAAAATTAGCAGAGACTATGAACAACATGGACCGCCTTCGGATGGAAATACACAAGAATGAG GCTTGGCTTTCTGAAGTGGAAGGCAAAGTAGCAGCAAGAGGAGACCGAAGACATAGCAGTGACATCAACCATCTTGTAACGCAAGGAAGAGAGAG CCCTGAGGGGAGCTATACCGATGATGCAAACCAAGAAGTCCGAAGTCCACCGCAGCAACACAGCCACCATAATGAATTTGATGATGAGTTTGAAGATGATGATCCCTTACCAGCTATTGGACACTGCAAGGCTATGTATCCATTTGATG GTCACAATGAAGGTACTCTAGCAATGAAAGAAGGAGAGATTCTGTACATTATAGAAGAGGACAAAGGGGATGGCTGGACAAGAGCTCGGAGGCAGAATGGAGAAGAAGGATATGTGCCAACTTCCTACATAGATGTAACTCTAGAGAAAAACAGTAAAG GTTCCTGA
- the FNBP1L gene encoding formin-binding protein 1-like isoform X1 gives MSWGTELWDQFDNLDKHTQWGIDFLEKYAKFVKERIEIEQNYAKQLRNLVKKYCPKRSSKDEEPRFTSCIAFYNILNELNDYAGQREVVAEELGHRVYGELLRYSHELKTERKMHLHEGRKAQQYLDMCWKQMDNSKKKFERECREAEKAQQCYERLDNDTNATKADVEKAKQQLNLRTHMADENKNEYAAQLQNFNGEQHKHYYIVIPQIYKHLQEMDERRTIKLSECYKGFADSERKVIPIISKCLDGMISAAKSVDEHRDSQIVIDSFKSGFEPPGDFPFEDYSQHIYRTVSDGTISTPKQEGMKIDAKTTVGKAKGKLWLFGKKPKGPAQEDFSHLPPEQRRKKLQQRIDELNRELQKETDQKDALIKMKDVYEKNPQMGDPSSLQPKLAETMNNMDRLRMEIHKNEAWLSEVEGKVAARGDRRHSSDINHLVTQGRESPEGSYTDDANQEVRSPPQQHSHHNEFDDEFEDDDPLPAIGHCKAMYPFDGHNEGTLAMKEGEILYIIEEDKGDGWTRARRQNGEEGYVPTSYIDVTLEKNSKGAVTYI, from the exons AAATCTGGTGAAGAAATACTGTCCTAAACGTTCATCCAAAGATGAAGAACCCAG GTTTACCTCATGTATAGCCTTTTATAATATCCTTAATGAACTGAATGACTACGCAGGACAGCGAGAGGTAGTAGCAGAAGAACTGGGACATAGAGTATATGGAGAGCTGCTAAGATATTCTCATGAACTCAAGACTGAAAGGAAAAtg CACCTTCACGAAGGTCGAAAAGCTCAACAATATCTTGACATGTGTTGGAAGCAGATGGATAAT AGCAAAAAGAAATTTGAGAGAGAGTGCAGAGAAGCAGAGAAGGCTCAGCAGTGCTATGAGAGACTGGACAATGATACGAATGCGACTAAAGCGGATGTTGAGAAA GCCAAGCAGCAGTTGAACCTGCGTACACACATGGCTgatgaaaacaaaaatgaatatGCGGCACAGCTGCAAAATTTCAATGGTGAACAGCACAAGCATTACTATATTGTCATTCCTCAGATTTACAAG CATCTTCAAGAAATGGATGAACGAAGAACCATCAAGCTTAGTGAATGTTATAAGGGGTTTGCAGATTCTGAGCGCAAAGTTATTCCAATAATCTCAAAATGTTTAGATGGAATGATTTCTGCAGCAAAATCAGTTGATGAGCACAGG GACTCTCAAATCGTAATAGACTCCTTCAAGTCTGGTTTTGAACCTCCTGGAGACTTTCCTTTTGAAGATTACAGTCAGCACATTTACAGGACAGTCTCTGATGGAACGATTAGTACACCAAAGCAAGAAGGGATGAAAATCGATGCAAAAACCACTGTGGGCAAAGCAAAGGGCAAATTGTGGCTTTTTGGAAAGAAACCAAAG GGTCCTGCACAGGAAGATTTTAGCCACCTGCCCCCAGAACAGAGGCGAAAGAAGTTGCAGCAGCGGATTGATGAACTTAACAGAGAACTACAGAAAGAGACGGATCAAAA AGATGCACTCATCAAAATGAAAGATGTGTATGAGAAAAATCCACAGATGGGAGATCCAAGCAGTCTTCAGCCAAAATTAGCAGAGACTATGAACAACATGGACCGCCTTCGGATGGAAATACACAAGAATGAG GCTTGGCTTTCTGAAGTGGAAGGCAAAGTAGCAGCAAGAGGAGACCGAAGACATAGCAGTGACATCAACCATCTTGTAACGCAAGGAAGAGAGAG CCCTGAGGGGAGCTATACCGATGATGCAAACCAAGAAGTCCGAAGTCCACCGCAGCAACACAGCCACCATAATGAATTTGATGATGAGTTTGAAGATGATGATCCCTTACCAGCTATTGGACACTGCAAGGCTATGTATCCATTTGATG GTCACAATGAAGGTACTCTAGCAATGAAAGAAGGAGAGATTCTGTACATTATAGAAGAGGACAAAGGGGATGGCTGGACAAGAGCTCGGAGGCAGAATGGAGAAGAAGGATATGTGCCAACTTCCTACATAGATGTAACTCTAGAGAAAAACAGTAAAGGTGCAGTAACTTATATCTAA